The Raphanus sativus cultivar WK10039 chromosome 2, ASM80110v3, whole genome shotgun sequence genome includes a region encoding these proteins:
- the LOC130508505 gene encoding LOW QUALITY PROTEIN: small ribosomal subunit protein S13, mitochondrial-like (The sequence of the model RefSeq protein was modified relative to this genomic sequence to represent the inferred CDS: inserted 1 base in 1 codon) — protein sequence IYGIGRRKSHQVLCGLGITNKLARDLTGKELIDLREEVGMHQHGDELRRRVGSEXQRLVEVDCYRGSRHRHGMPCRGQRTKTNARTKKGKRVAIAGKKKAPRK from the exons ATTTACGGAATAGGACGCCGTAAGTCTCACCAGGTTCTCTGTGGGCTCGGCATCACCAACAAGCTCGCCAGAGACTTAACTGGCAAAGAACTCATTGACCTCCGTGAAGAAGTTGGCATGCACCAACACGGTGATGAACtg AGGAGGCGTGTTGGGTCGG TACAGAGACTGGTGGAAGTAGACTGTTACAGAGGAAGTAGACATAGACATGGGATGCCTTGCAGAGGTCAAAGAACCAAAACTAATGCTCGCACCAAAAAGGGAAAGAGAGTTGCTATTGCTGGAAAAAAGAAAGCTCCTCGCAAGTAG
- the LOC108833036 gene encoding uncharacterized protein LOC108833036 isoform X2: MPLSRASYVTKARTSAFIFFSPFFSRLYSVSEEHSRSFTMNRFPPLADPKAERLFKLAKDLHAQGHHIKALEVVQELSLFAKGNDKNPVAYLHGVAALSLFNLAQLLDSKLYYKKALAQANEIIDAAQKLEYLKHFIETAESKLAEFKNGTHLAEDSENSEDMESEGNEDDDDDTKTESGFVRGLKTYWLGLRVDQRRDFMKVSIAGFTSYVQRLYGTEGRDALEKVLASVRKDKRWRLWVCRSCLQEFSSAEECKDHLEQEHGAGFQSRVAMALAQRVSEAWGCMITSDGVWEPLDTLAAVEMIKTRSEDMKPFVYENGWSKDLPFDASDEERSKLLQEIRFLLVTFCDRKILSRSVIDLMVYRVVSHLEKLGVSKQSLIECGLVETPQSICFLECRELIHILELLKRIKCERDDATELVCRAADSFYNGNRVKEKIDFDMKFSSLLLDKRLLQGEIAQFDEEGAIRFLNANAHYAKANAGGDDFISWLTEKSSGDEKFKFPRPIRAHNLDVWMAVLGAVQFTCRTLGTQYYAKKLRMRDFSKVLLDAKNLCKGEDERRRNTPDGQKKTYASLLCNECEKKHLRTDTDSSIVTRLYCTAVVDILKGELHPKFGLPELEDCLNVIRDHKNVSDDVVLDSIERLKLVMTHKVLLLDSKIFLIENSRLNLINDLVRLSVFDYRSYILRPLKEFLLEGIVDMERKAKLAAAQADRLLEEEMKSPSKKKKNKSSKEELAAAQALKLLSENRQDKEKNSGSKKKRRRNKKRTSTSMPGLLDQNVERVTSPSPKPGEEDSMEHDQEEAAIDMQNMRGEESTSKHLEPAHAEGQPIYNSALAMTLKALCYTEILKEYLVQNRNQFYDHREERVPFAIGNFFTAFVSKQMKEGLNSYLLSDLLSSIEEVYSMTSHAAELLVSILEFWPCWECPEIENVVTHVFTLEEYERMSCSKCKKKPNYPEQSSYGLVIAADSIRDLKCAFGDIKFEDILKMIRMEDKMLCDIKTGGCGKANFVHHSISRCPPIFTVVLEWEKHETEKEISETTKALDWEIDMSRLYEGLEPNTKYRLVSMVGCGGEEEEYLCLAYKKNRWVSFGHGASSAKEVVGTWKSVVRFCGERKVRPEILFYKALQWPNK; encoded by the exons ATGCCCCTGTCACGTGCCTCGTACGTGACAAAAGCCAGAACCTctgcttttattttcttttcgcCTTTCTTCTCCCGCCTCTACTCTGTTTCTGAAGAACACTCAAGATCCTTTACTATGAATCGTTTTCCTCCTCTGGCAGATCCCAAGGCCGAAAGGCTCTTCAAACTCGCCAAAGATCTCCACGCACAAGGCCATCACATCAAGGCCTTGGAGGTCGTCCAAGAGTTGTCTCTCTTCGCCAAAGGGAATGACAAGAACCCTGTAGCTTACCTCCACG GGGTTGCGGCGTTGTCACTCTTCAACTTGGCTCAGCTTCTTGATTCCAAGCTCTATTACAAGAAAGCCCTGGCTCAAGCCAACGAGATCATTGATGCTGCTCAGAAACTAGAGTATCTGAAGCATTTTATCGAGACTGCAGAGTCAAAGCTCGCTGAATTCAAGAATGGGACTCATCTCGCTGAGGACTCTGAGAACTCAGAAGATATGGAGTCAGAGGgaaatgaagatgatgatgatgataccaAGACAGAATCTGGTTTCGTTAGAGGATTAAAGACGTACTGGTTAGGGTTGAGAGTTGACCAAAGAAGGGACTTTATGAAAGTAAGCATTGCGGGTTTTACAAGTTATGTCCAGAGATTATATGGCACAGAGGGACGTGATGCTTTGGAGAAAGTATTGGCTTCCGTTAGGAAAGACAAAAGATGGAGGCTTTGGGTATGTCGATCTTGCTTACAAGAGTTCTCCAGTGCTGAAGAATGTAAGGATCATCTTGAACAAGAACATGGTGCAGGGTTTCAATCTCGTGTAGCAATGGCTCTAGCACAAAGGGTAAGTGAAGCCTGGGGTTGTATGATAACATCTGATGGAGTTTGGGAACCTTTGGATACACTAGCCGCTGTCGAAATGATCAAGACTCGTTCTGAAGATATGAAACCGTTTGTATATGAGAATGGATGGTCCAAAGATTTGCCTTTCGATGCTTCGGATGAAGAGCGCAGTAAGTTACTCCAGGAGATTCGGTTTCTACTTGTGACGTTTTGTGACCGTAAGATTCTCTCACGTAGCGTTATAGACTTGATGGTGTATCGTGTGGTCAGCCATCTTGAGAAACTTGGTGTTTCCAAACAAAGTCTTATTGAGTGTGGCCTAGTGGAAACACCTCAGAGTATCTGCTTTTTGGAATGTCGTGAACTCATTCATATCCTGGAGCTTCTCAAACGCATAAAGTGTGAAAGGGATGATGCTACTGAGCTGGTTTGCAGAGCAGCGGACAGTTTTTACAATGGTAATCGAGTTAAAGAGAAGATTGACTTTGACATGAAGTTTTCATCTCTGCTTTTGGATAAGAGACTGCTGCAAGGCGAGATTGCTCAGTTCGATGAGGAAGGTGCAATCAGATTCCTAAATGCCAATGCTCACTACGCCAAGGCAAATGCTGGTGGGGATGATTTCATATCCTGGTTAACGGAAAAGTCTTCAGGAGATGAGAAATTCAAGTTTCCGAGACCTATCAGAGCACACAATCTTGATGTTTGGATGGCAGTTCTGGGAGCCGTTCAGTTCACATGTAGGACTTTGGGAACTCAATACTACGCAAAGAAGTTAAGGATGAGAGATTTTAGTAAAGTTCTTCTTGACGCCAAGAACTTGTGTAAAGGCGAAGATGAAAGGAGAAGGAATACTCCGGATGGTCAGAAGAAGACATATGCATCTCTTCTATGCAATGAATGTGAAAAGAAGCATTTAAGGACAGACACAGATAGTTCTATCGTGACAAGACTATACTGTACTGCAGTAGTAGATATTCTCAAAGGAGAATTGCATCCGAAATTTGGTCTTCCAGAGTTAGAAGATTGCCTGAATGTTATACGTGATCATAAAAATGTCAGTGATGATGTGGTGTTGGATTCCATAGAGCGCCTGAAATTAGTGATGACCCATAAG GTTCTTCTACTTGATTCAAAGATCTTTCTGATTGAAAACTCAAGGCTCAATTTGATCAACGACCTCGTCAGACTTTCTGTTTTTGACTACCGCTCTTACATCCTTCGTCCCCTGAAAGAGTTTTTGTTG GAAGGAATTGTAGATATGGAACGCAAAGCCAAGTTAGCTGCAGCACAAGCAGATCGCTTACTCGAGGAGGAAATGAAATCACcgtcaaaaaagaagaaaaataagagCAGCAAG GAAGAGTTAGCTGCAGCACAGGCGCTGAAACTTTTATCCGAGAACAGACAAGACAAAGAGAAGAATTCGGGGTCAAAGAAGAAGAGACGCAGAAACAAAAAG AGAACTTCAACAAGCATGCCTGGACTTCTCGATCAGAATGTCGAACG TGTTACTTCTCCATCACCTAAACCGGGGGAAGAAGATTCTATGGAACACGATCAAGAGGAAGCTGCTATTG ATATGCAAAACATGCGTGGAGAAGAGTCAACGTCGAAACATTTGGAGCCAGCACATGCAGAAGGTCAACCCATATATAACTCAGCTCTTGCTATGACGCTGAAG GCTCTTTGTTACACTGAGATTCTTAAAGAGTATTTGGTGCAAAACCGTAATCAATTTTATGACCACCGGGAAGAACGAGTTCCTTTTGCAATAGGAAATTTCTTTACTGCGTTTGTCTCGAAGCAAATGAAAGAGGGACTCAACAGTTACCTCTTAAGCGACTTACTTTCTTCCATAGAAGAAGTTTATTCCATG ACAAGTCATGCCGCTGAGCTACTGGTATCCATCCTTGAGTTTTGGCCTTGCTGGGAATGTCCTGAAATAGAAAACGTGGTCACTCATGTTTTTACACTGGAGGAATATGAAAGAATGAGTTGTAGCAAATGCAAAAAGAAGCCAAATTATCCAGAGCAAAGTTCTTATGGACTCGTTATTGCTGCAGATTCGATCAGAGACCTGAAG TGTGCTTTTGGGGATATAAAGTTTGAGGACATCCTTAAAATGATTCGGATGGAAGATAAAATGTTATGTGACATTAAAACAGGAGGATGTGGAAAGGCAAACTTTGTTCATCACAGTATTAGTAGATGCCCGCCTATATTCACAGTCG TGCTGGAGTGGGAGAAGCATGAAACGGAAAAAGAGATATCTGAAACAACAAAGGCTTTGGACTGGGAGATAGATATGAGCAGGCTATACGAAGGCTTAGAACCAAACACTAAGTACCGGCTTGTGTCAATG GTTGGTTGTggtggtgaagaagaagaatacctATGCCTAGCTTATAAGAAGAACAGATGGGTCAGTTTCGGTCATGGAGCTTCTTCAGCAaaagag GTTGTTGGTACCTGGAAGAGTGTGGTCAGATTCTGTGGAGAAAGGAAGGTTCGGCCagagattttgttttataaagcTTTGCAATGGCCTAACAAGTGA
- the LOC108833036 gene encoding uncharacterized protein LOC108833036 isoform X1, which translates to MPLSRASYVTKARTSAFIFFSPFFSRLYSVSEEHSRSFTMNRFPPLADPKAERLFKLAKDLHAQGHHIKALEVVQELSLFAKGNDKNPVAYLHGTIFRDLAEKTENLDLKVTYLLGSVEIFTACRPFFSGVAALSLFNLAQLLDSKLYYKKALAQANEIIDAAQKLEYLKHFIETAESKLAEFKNGTHLAEDSENSEDMESEGNEDDDDDTKTESGFVRGLKTYWLGLRVDQRRDFMKVSIAGFTSYVQRLYGTEGRDALEKVLASVRKDKRWRLWVCRSCLQEFSSAEECKDHLEQEHGAGFQSRVAMALAQRVSEAWGCMITSDGVWEPLDTLAAVEMIKTRSEDMKPFVYENGWSKDLPFDASDEERSKLLQEIRFLLVTFCDRKILSRSVIDLMVYRVVSHLEKLGVSKQSLIECGLVETPQSICFLECRELIHILELLKRIKCERDDATELVCRAADSFYNGNRVKEKIDFDMKFSSLLLDKRLLQGEIAQFDEEGAIRFLNANAHYAKANAGGDDFISWLTEKSSGDEKFKFPRPIRAHNLDVWMAVLGAVQFTCRTLGTQYYAKKLRMRDFSKVLLDAKNLCKGEDERRRNTPDGQKKTYASLLCNECEKKHLRTDTDSSIVTRLYCTAVVDILKGELHPKFGLPELEDCLNVIRDHKNVSDDVVLDSIERLKLVMTHKVLLLDSKIFLIENSRLNLINDLVRLSVFDYRSYILRPLKEFLLEGIVDMERKAKLAAAQADRLLEEEMKSPSKKKKNKSSKEELAAAQALKLLSENRQDKEKNSGSKKKRRRNKKRTSTSMPGLLDQNVERVTSPSPKPGEEDSMEHDQEEAAIDMQNMRGEESTSKHLEPAHAEGQPIYNSALAMTLKALCYTEILKEYLVQNRNQFYDHREERVPFAIGNFFTAFVSKQMKEGLNSYLLSDLLSSIEEVYSMTSHAAELLVSILEFWPCWECPEIENVVTHVFTLEEYERMSCSKCKKKPNYPEQSSYGLVIAADSIRDLKCAFGDIKFEDILKMIRMEDKMLCDIKTGGCGKANFVHHSISRCPPIFTVVLEWEKHETEKEISETTKALDWEIDMSRLYEGLEPNTKYRLVSMVGCGGEEEEYLCLAYKKNRWVSFGHGASSAKEVVGTWKSVVRFCGERKVRPEILFYKALQWPNK; encoded by the exons ATGCCCCTGTCACGTGCCTCGTACGTGACAAAAGCCAGAACCTctgcttttattttcttttcgcCTTTCTTCTCCCGCCTCTACTCTGTTTCTGAAGAACACTCAAGATCCTTTACTATGAATCGTTTTCCTCCTCTGGCAGATCCCAAGGCCGAAAGGCTCTTCAAACTCGCCAAAGATCTCCACGCACAAGGCCATCACATCAAGGCCTTGGAGGTCGTCCAAGAGTTGTCTCTCTTCGCCAAAGGGAATGACAAGAACCCTGTAGCTTACCTCCACGGTACTATCTTCAGAGACCTAGCTGAAAAAACAGAGAACCTTGATCTGAAAGTCACGTACTTGCTTGGCTCTGTTGAGATCTTTACCGCTTGTAGGCCTTTTTTCTCAGGGGTTGCGGCGTTGTCACTCTTCAACTTGGCTCAGCTTCTTGATTCCAAGCTCTATTACAAGAAAGCCCTGGCTCAAGCCAACGAGATCATTGATGCTGCTCAGAAACTAGAGTATCTGAAGCATTTTATCGAGACTGCAGAGTCAAAGCTCGCTGAATTCAAGAATGGGACTCATCTCGCTGAGGACTCTGAGAACTCAGAAGATATGGAGTCAGAGGgaaatgaagatgatgatgatgataccaAGACAGAATCTGGTTTCGTTAGAGGATTAAAGACGTACTGGTTAGGGTTGAGAGTTGACCAAAGAAGGGACTTTATGAAAGTAAGCATTGCGGGTTTTACAAGTTATGTCCAGAGATTATATGGCACAGAGGGACGTGATGCTTTGGAGAAAGTATTGGCTTCCGTTAGGAAAGACAAAAGATGGAGGCTTTGGGTATGTCGATCTTGCTTACAAGAGTTCTCCAGTGCTGAAGAATGTAAGGATCATCTTGAACAAGAACATGGTGCAGGGTTTCAATCTCGTGTAGCAATGGCTCTAGCACAAAGGGTAAGTGAAGCCTGGGGTTGTATGATAACATCTGATGGAGTTTGGGAACCTTTGGATACACTAGCCGCTGTCGAAATGATCAAGACTCGTTCTGAAGATATGAAACCGTTTGTATATGAGAATGGATGGTCCAAAGATTTGCCTTTCGATGCTTCGGATGAAGAGCGCAGTAAGTTACTCCAGGAGATTCGGTTTCTACTTGTGACGTTTTGTGACCGTAAGATTCTCTCACGTAGCGTTATAGACTTGATGGTGTATCGTGTGGTCAGCCATCTTGAGAAACTTGGTGTTTCCAAACAAAGTCTTATTGAGTGTGGCCTAGTGGAAACACCTCAGAGTATCTGCTTTTTGGAATGTCGTGAACTCATTCATATCCTGGAGCTTCTCAAACGCATAAAGTGTGAAAGGGATGATGCTACTGAGCTGGTTTGCAGAGCAGCGGACAGTTTTTACAATGGTAATCGAGTTAAAGAGAAGATTGACTTTGACATGAAGTTTTCATCTCTGCTTTTGGATAAGAGACTGCTGCAAGGCGAGATTGCTCAGTTCGATGAGGAAGGTGCAATCAGATTCCTAAATGCCAATGCTCACTACGCCAAGGCAAATGCTGGTGGGGATGATTTCATATCCTGGTTAACGGAAAAGTCTTCAGGAGATGAGAAATTCAAGTTTCCGAGACCTATCAGAGCACACAATCTTGATGTTTGGATGGCAGTTCTGGGAGCCGTTCAGTTCACATGTAGGACTTTGGGAACTCAATACTACGCAAAGAAGTTAAGGATGAGAGATTTTAGTAAAGTTCTTCTTGACGCCAAGAACTTGTGTAAAGGCGAAGATGAAAGGAGAAGGAATACTCCGGATGGTCAGAAGAAGACATATGCATCTCTTCTATGCAATGAATGTGAAAAGAAGCATTTAAGGACAGACACAGATAGTTCTATCGTGACAAGACTATACTGTACTGCAGTAGTAGATATTCTCAAAGGAGAATTGCATCCGAAATTTGGTCTTCCAGAGTTAGAAGATTGCCTGAATGTTATACGTGATCATAAAAATGTCAGTGATGATGTGGTGTTGGATTCCATAGAGCGCCTGAAATTAGTGATGACCCATAAG GTTCTTCTACTTGATTCAAAGATCTTTCTGATTGAAAACTCAAGGCTCAATTTGATCAACGACCTCGTCAGACTTTCTGTTTTTGACTACCGCTCTTACATCCTTCGTCCCCTGAAAGAGTTTTTGTTG GAAGGAATTGTAGATATGGAACGCAAAGCCAAGTTAGCTGCAGCACAAGCAGATCGCTTACTCGAGGAGGAAATGAAATCACcgtcaaaaaagaagaaaaataagagCAGCAAG GAAGAGTTAGCTGCAGCACAGGCGCTGAAACTTTTATCCGAGAACAGACAAGACAAAGAGAAGAATTCGGGGTCAAAGAAGAAGAGACGCAGAAACAAAAAG AGAACTTCAACAAGCATGCCTGGACTTCTCGATCAGAATGTCGAACG TGTTACTTCTCCATCACCTAAACCGGGGGAAGAAGATTCTATGGAACACGATCAAGAGGAAGCTGCTATTG ATATGCAAAACATGCGTGGAGAAGAGTCAACGTCGAAACATTTGGAGCCAGCACATGCAGAAGGTCAACCCATATATAACTCAGCTCTTGCTATGACGCTGAAG GCTCTTTGTTACACTGAGATTCTTAAAGAGTATTTGGTGCAAAACCGTAATCAATTTTATGACCACCGGGAAGAACGAGTTCCTTTTGCAATAGGAAATTTCTTTACTGCGTTTGTCTCGAAGCAAATGAAAGAGGGACTCAACAGTTACCTCTTAAGCGACTTACTTTCTTCCATAGAAGAAGTTTATTCCATG ACAAGTCATGCCGCTGAGCTACTGGTATCCATCCTTGAGTTTTGGCCTTGCTGGGAATGTCCTGAAATAGAAAACGTGGTCACTCATGTTTTTACACTGGAGGAATATGAAAGAATGAGTTGTAGCAAATGCAAAAAGAAGCCAAATTATCCAGAGCAAAGTTCTTATGGACTCGTTATTGCTGCAGATTCGATCAGAGACCTGAAG TGTGCTTTTGGGGATATAAAGTTTGAGGACATCCTTAAAATGATTCGGATGGAAGATAAAATGTTATGTGACATTAAAACAGGAGGATGTGGAAAGGCAAACTTTGTTCATCACAGTATTAGTAGATGCCCGCCTATATTCACAGTCG TGCTGGAGTGGGAGAAGCATGAAACGGAAAAAGAGATATCTGAAACAACAAAGGCTTTGGACTGGGAGATAGATATGAGCAGGCTATACGAAGGCTTAGAACCAAACACTAAGTACCGGCTTGTGTCAATG GTTGGTTGTggtggtgaagaagaagaatacctATGCCTAGCTTATAAGAAGAACAGATGGGTCAGTTTCGGTCATGGAGCTTCTTCAGCAaaagag GTTGTTGGTACCTGGAAGAGTGTGGTCAGATTCTGTGGAGAAAGGAAGGTTCGGCCagagattttgttttataaagcTTTGCAATGGCCTAACAAGTGA
- the LOC108840706 gene encoding uncharacterized protein LOC108840706, with product METESSSKAQKETDQKIDPDRSVKHDDAHAHDELMKTEEKPNATRASALDTILKSLWKISVFRKELLSSFTEDEFVFELRDFVLSNLSLMEPNGVYDLLVTILELLPRWETGYEPLQSKFEVYETLKKMCNRCKLDTEYPLQLAYGPIVIANSLREFKSAFEDLTFENLLKVIRTTLMMPCDKEGCEKRNYVERVINTPLPSVFTIALEWENNETEEEISATTSVLATEIDISEICKYEGDSVFTKYRLVSMVCLCGDQYNCISYENDRWIRYFASKKEAIGDWNSVLTSFVKLKIRPEILFFENVRGQIMGTDKIVFGSLV from the exons ATGGAGACGGAGTCGTCATCAAAGGCTCAAAAAGAAACTGACCAGAAAATTGATCC AGATCGCTCAGTAAAGCATGACGACGCTCACGCTCATGATGAGCTGATGAAAACAGAGGAGAAACCAAACGCCACTCGCGCTTCAGCTCTTGATACTATACTCAAG TCTCTCTGGAAAATCAGCGTTTTCAGAAAAGAGCTTCTGTCCAGCTTCACTGAAGATGAATTCGTTTTTGAACTCCGTGATTTCGTTCTCAGCAATCTATCTCTCATg GAACCAAACGGTGTTTATGACTTGTTGGTCACCATCTTGGAGCTTCTTCCTCGCTGGGAAACTGGATATGAACCTCTTCAATCCAAGTTTGAAGTTTACGAAACGCTCAAAAAGATGTGCAACAGATGCAAATTGGATACCGAATATCCACTCCAACTTGCTTATGGTCCAATCGTGATTGCTAATTCACTCAGAGAATTCAAG TCTGCATTTGAGGATTTGACATTTGAGAACCTCCTTAAGGTTATCAGAACCACCTTGATGATGCCTTGTGACAAGGAAGGATGTGAGAAACGAAACTACGTTGAACGTGTGATCAATACCCCCCTTCCATCTGTTTTCACAATTG CACTTGAGTGGGAGAACAACGAGACTGAAGAAGAGATCTCTGCTACAACTTCTGTTCTGGCTACTGAAATTGATATCAGTGAGATATGCAAATACGAAGGTGACAGTGTGTTCACTAAGTACCGTCTTGTGTCCATG GTTTGCTTGTGCGGAGATCAATACAATTGCATATCTTACGAAAACGATAGATGGATCAGATACTTCGCTTCCAAGAAAGAG GCTATTGGAGATTGGAACAGTGTTCTCACCAGTTTTGTAAAACTGAAGATTCGACCTGAGATTCTGTTTTTTGAAAAT GTGAGGGGCCAGATTATGGGGACGGACAAGATTGTGTTCGGCAGCTTGGTTTAA